The following are encoded together in the Streptomyces sp. NBC_00341 genome:
- a CDS encoding TetR/AcrR family transcriptional regulator codes for MTSEGVEPGTVRPGGRTARVREAVLRAAGDALAEHGFDRLDLADVARRAEVGKTTVYRRWSSPTGLIAELLDDMAEQSSPRTATGSLDEDLRANARLVLRTLTDARQGALFRSVIAAATCDERTAAALHRFYAIRIKEWSGCVTEAVERGELPAGTDPDEVIRAVSAPLYYRLLASGDPLDAAAADRAADAAAAAARAGAYVS; via the coding sequence ATGACGTCTGAGGGTGTGGAACCCGGTACGGTCCGGCCCGGCGGGCGCACCGCCCGGGTCCGGGAGGCCGTCCTGCGCGCGGCGGGTGACGCGCTGGCGGAGCACGGCTTCGACCGCCTCGATCTCGCCGATGTCGCGCGCCGCGCGGAGGTCGGCAAGACGACCGTCTACCGCCGCTGGTCGAGCCCCACCGGGCTGATCGCGGAGCTGCTCGACGACATGGCCGAGCAGTCCTCCCCGCGCACGGCGACCGGCTCACTGGACGAGGACCTCAGGGCCAACGCCCGGCTCGTGCTCAGGACCCTCACCGACGCCCGCCAGGGCGCCCTGTTCCGCTCCGTGATCGCGGCGGCGACCTGCGACGAGCGCACGGCGGCGGCGCTGCACCGCTTCTACGCCATCCGCATCAAGGAGTGGTCCGGCTGCGTCACCGAGGCCGTCGAGCGCGGGGAGCTGCCTGCGGGCACCGATCCGGACGAGGTGATCCGAGCCGTCTCCGCGCCGCTCTACTACCGACTGCTGGCCAGCGGCGACCCGCTCGACGCGGCGGCCGCCGACCGGGCCGCCGACGCCGCCGCGGCGGCCGCGAGGGCGGGTGCGTACGTGAG